The Streptomyces rubrogriseus genomic sequence CGTCGCCCGCCGCGGTGACCAGGCCGGTGCGGGCGGCCTCGGCGGCGTCGAAGCGCTCGCCGGTGAGGTAGTGGCGGGCGAGGGCGCGGGGGTCGGCGCGGGGCAGCAGGGTGAGGGAGATGACGGCGGGCGCCACGCCGATGCGGACCTCGGTGAAGGCGAAGGTCGAGTCGGTGGACGCCGCGGCGATGTCGCAGGCGGCGACCAGGCCGAGCCCGCCCGCGCGGACGTGCCCGGCGACGCGGGCGATCACCGGTTTCGGCAGCTCGATGATCCGCCGGAAGAGACCGACGAGGGCGTCGGGGTCGGGCGGGTCGCGCAGGTCGGCGCCGGCGCTGAAGGTGTTGCCGGTGTGGGTGAGCACGACGGCACGGACGCCGGGGTCGTCGCCCGCCGCGGTGAGGGCGTCGGCCAGGCCGTCGACGAGGGCGGCGGACAGGGCGTTGCGGTTGTGCGGGGAGTCGAGGGTGAGGGTCTCGACTCCCCGCGCGCGGGTGCGGTCGACGTGGGCGGCCGGGGTCACTGGCGCTCCCTCAGCTCGCGGCGGAGGATCTTGCCGGACGCGGCGCGCGGGACGGCGTCGACGAAGGTGACCTTGCGGACGCGTTTGTAGGGGGCGACGCGTTCGGCGACGTACATCATGATCTCGCCCTCCGCGAGGTCGGGTGCGGCCGGCTGGCGGACGACGAAGGCGTGCGGTATTTCGTTGCCGTCGTCGTCGTAGGCGCCGACGACGGCCGCGTCGGCGACGCCGGGGTGGGTGAGCAGGAGGGCCTCCAGTTCGGCCGGGGCCACCTGGAAGCCCTTGTACTTGATCAGTTCCTTGACGCGGTCGACGACGAACAGCCAGCCGTCGGCGTCGGTGTGTCCGACGTCCCCGGTGTGCAGCCAGCCGTCCTCGTCGATCATGGCGGCGGTGGCGTCGGGACGGCCGAGGTAGCCCTTCATGATCTGGGGGCCGCGGATGAGGATCTCCCCGGATTCCCCGGCGGGGAGGTCCGTGCCGGGGTCGGTGAGGGAGACGATGCGCATCTCGGTCCCGGCGATGAGCCTGCCGACGGTGCCGGGCGGCGCGTCGGCCATGGCGTCGAGGGGGACGACGTGGGTGCCCGGGGACAGTTCGGTCATGCCGTAGGCCTGGCCGACGGGCGGCAGGCCGAGCCGCTGCGAGCAGGCGGCGGCGAGCCGCGCGTCCAGCGGGGCGGCGGCGCTGACGATGTACTTCAGCGAGGAGAGGTCGTAGTCCGCGACCAGGGGGTGCTTGGCGAGCGCCAGGACGATCGGCGGGGCGACGTACAGGCTGGTGATGCGGTGGTTCTGGATGGCGGCGAGGAACTGCTCCAGGTCGAAGCGGGGCAGGACCACGACGGTGGCGCCGAGCCTGAGCGGGGCGTTCATCAGGGCGGTCAGGCCGTAGATGTGGAAGAACGGCAGCACGGCGAGGACGCGGTCGCCGGGCGCGGACGGCATCGACGGTTCGAGCTGGGCGAGGTTGGTGGCGATCTGCCGGTGGGTGAGCATGACGCCCTTGGGGGTGCCGGTGGTGCCCGAGGAGTACGGCAGGGCGGCGACGTCCTCGGCCGGGTCGATCGCGACGGACGGTTCGGGCGCGGTCGAGGACAGCATGTCGACGAGGGAGCGGTGACCGGGCGCGCTGTCGCAGACCAGGATCTCCTCGACGCCGCCCGCGAGTTCGGCGGCCCGGCGGGCGGTGGACAGGAGCGGTGAGACGGTGACGATCCAGCGGGCCGCGCTGTCCTTCAGCTGCTTGGCGAACTCCTCGGCGGTGGCGAGCGGGTGCACCGTGGTGACGGAGGCTCCCGCGCGGGTGGCGGCGTAGAAGGCGAGGGGGAAGGCGACGGTGTTGGGGCTGTGCAGGGCGAGGACGTCGCCCTTGCGCACGCCGGTCTCGGCGAGGGCGGCGGCGACCCGCCGGTGGAACCGGTCCACCTGCTCGTAGGTGAGGGTGGTGCCGTCGGTGCCGTCGATCAGCGCCGGGGTGCTCCCGAAGGCGGCGGC encodes the following:
- a CDS encoding 4-coumarate--CoA ligase family protein — encoded protein: MFRSEYADVPPVDLPIHDAVLGGAAAFGSTPALIDGTDGTTLTYEQVDRFHRRVAAALAETGVRKGDVLALHSPNTVAFPLAFYAATRAGASVTTVHPLATAEEFAKQLKDSAARWIVTVSPLLSTARRAAELAGGVEEILVCDSAPGHRSLVDMLSSTAPEPSVAIDPAEDVAALPYSSGTTGTPKGVMLTHRQIATNLAQLEPSMPSAPGDRVLAVLPFFHIYGLTALMNAPLRLGATVVVLPRFDLEQFLAAIQNHRITSLYVAPPIVLALAKHPLVADYDLSSLKYIVSAAAPLDARLAAACSQRLGLPPVGQAYGMTELSPGTHVVPLDAMADAPPGTVGRLIAGTEMRIVSLTDPGTDLPAGESGEILIRGPQIMKGYLGRPDATAAMIDEDGWLHTGDVGHTDADGWLFVVDRVKELIKYKGFQVAPAELEALLLTHPGVADAAVVGAYDDDGNEIPHAFVVRQPAAPDLAEGEIMMYVAERVAPYKRVRKVTFVDAVPRAASGKILRRELRERQ
- a CDS encoding enoyl-CoA hydratase family protein encodes the protein MTPAAHVDRTRARGVETLTLDSPHNRNALSAALVDGLADALTAAGDDPGVRAVVLTHTGNTFSAGADLRDPPDPDALVGLFRRIIELPKPVIARVAGHVRAGGLGLVAACDIAAASTDSTFAFTEVRIGVAPAVISLTLLPRADPRALARHYLTGERFDAAEAARTGLVTAAGDDVDAVLEPVLDGVRRASPQGLAETKRLLTARVLEAFDRDAADLTALSARLFASPQAREGMTAFLERRDPEWVV